The Terriglobus sp. TAA 43 sequence TAGGAGTCTTGCAGGGCATGTTCGAGCAGGCGGAACGTCGCACGCCCGGCGGACAGGCAAACATCCATCGTGAACATCTGCGCCAGCGCGATAGCGGAAAGAACGAGCGCAAGCGCCGCGGCTAAAGCCGCTGCAACAAACGAAACGGAATCCTGCACCTGCACACCACCGCGGTGCATCTCTTGAAGGAACTGCTATGTACGAAGTAACCGTCGAATCTCACTTCTCATCCGGACACTACCTGCGCGACTATCACGGCAAGTGCGAGAACCCGCACGGCCACAACTATCGCGTGCTGGTGACGCTTGCCGGTGAAGAGCTGGAACCGAACGGATTGCTGCTGGACTTCAAAATCCTGAAGGACATTCTGAAGCCCGTGGTGAACTACCTGGACCACCAGATGATTAACGATCTGGAGCCGTTCACCACTGTGAATCCCTCTGCAGAAAACCTGGCCAAATACTTCTTCGACGAGACGAACACACGCCTCTCTGATGTAACCAAGGGCCGCGTGCGCGTGAAGAGCAG is a genomic window containing:
- the queD gene encoding 6-carboxytetrahydropterin synthase QueD; translation: MYEVTVESHFSSGHYLRDYHGKCENPHGHNYRVLVTLAGEELEPNGLLLDFKILKDILKPVVNYLDHQMINDLEPFTTVNPSAENLAKYFFDETNTRLSDVTKGRVRVKSSTIFETNTSQATYAE